Proteins found in one Parasteatoda tepidariorum isolate YZ-2023 chromosome 7, CAS_Ptep_4.0, whole genome shotgun sequence genomic segment:
- the LOC107451581 gene encoding delta-like protein C gives MVSNTNNLFIMFKFLICVLVVSFSYGLEADFARRLHIDELQYENTLKKFVSSGKAPENADPCKPNPCKNKAKCAVINNDVHCECDYRHKGKFCEIDTCGDISCYNGGKCLVTPNSAMCRCNYPYRGEFCEIDPCANTNCQHGGTCVPGDRGNSCLCKYPYKGKFCEIDPCANTNCQHGGTCVPGDRGNSCLCKYPYKGKFCEIDGKS, from the exons ATGGTAtcaaacacaaataatttattcattatgtttaaatttttaatttgtgttcttgttgtttctttttcatacgGTTTAGAGGCCGATTTTGCACGCCGATTACACATTGATGAGTTACAGTATGAAAATACCTTAAAGAAATTTGTCAGTTCTGGAAAAGCACCCGAAAATGCTG ATCCATGTAAACCTAATCCTtgcaaaaataaagcaaagtgTGCAGTCATTAATAATGATGTGCATTGTGAATGTGATTATCGACATAAGGGAAAATTCTGCGAAATAG atacATGTGGAGATATTTCTTGTTATAATGGTGGAAAGTGTTTAGTGACTCCAAATAGTGCAATGTGCAGGTGTAATTATCCATATAGGGGAGAATTCTGTGAAATAG ATCCATGTGCAAATACTAATTGTCAACATGGCGGAACATGCGTACCCGGAGACAGGGGTAATTCATGTTTATGCAAATACCCATACAAAGGAAAGTTTTGTGAaatag ATCCATGTGCAAATACTAATTGTCAACATGGCGGAACATGCGTACCCGGAGACAGGGGTAATTCATGTTTATGCAAATACCCATACAAAGGAAAGTTTTGTGAaatag